The following nucleotide sequence is from Nitratidesulfovibrio termitidis HI1.
GTATGGCGCGGCCCGGACGGGAGGCATCCCTTCCGCCGCCGGGCGCGCGGTGCGTCAGCTCTTCAGCTTTTCTTCCATCTCGGCGAACGTGGGCCGGAAGGTATGCGGGATGGCACGACGCCCGTATTCCACGGCAATGATCGGCGTGGACCCGCGAATGGCGGCGGCCACCGCCTCCTTGATCACTGCAAAATACATGTGGTGCTCGTGGTTGGTCTGCTCGATCTTGGCCCCCATGGGGCCGAACACGCCGTAACAGAACAGGATACCGATGAAGGTACCCACCAGTGCCGCACCAATGTGGTGCCCGAGCACCTCGGGCGGTTCGCTGATCTTGCCCATGGTCAGCACGACGCCGAGCACCGCCGCAACGATCCCCATGCCGGGCATGGATTCGGCCATGCGACCGATGGCGTGCGGGGCGATGGATTCCTCTTCGTGCATGGACTTCATGTCCACTTCCATCAGGCTGTCGATTTCGTTGGGGTCGCCGGTGGTCAGGTACACCCGCAGCGTGTCGCCGATGAAGTGCACGGTGTGCTTGTCCTTGGCGATGGCGGGGTACTTGTTGAAGATGGAACTGCCTTCCGGCTTTTCGATGTCCTGTTCGATGCTGATCACCCCTTCACGGTGCATCTTCACGAACAGCGAATTGAGCAGGCCCAGCACTTCAAGGTACTTGGCCTTGCTCATGCCGGGGTCGCCCATGATCACCTTCATGTTCTTCATCACCAGACCGAGCGAGTACTTGGTGTTGGAGATGATGAACGCACCGAACGCCGCCCCGAGGATGATGATCATTTCCGCAGGCTGGAACAGCACGTGCAGAACGCCGTGCGACATCAGGTAGCCGCCGATGATCGAGCCGAAGACGACAACGAAACCGATTATGACGAACATGGCGTGGTGTCAGTTCCTGTTGGCCTGCATGGCGCCGCACGCACGCGCGGCGTCGATTTCCGCAAGCAGATGCTCAAGGTCAAGGCCGGGCGAGGGTGCGGGTTGCAGGCCCCGGCCCATGCGGGCCACCTCGTCGCACCAGCGGGTCAGTTCCTTTACGCCGTAACGCTCCGCGTCGAACATGCGGAAAGCCTTTTCGGCCTTTTCCGGCACGCCGCGCGACGTGATGTGCAGCCCCAGCAAGACCGCGTCGGGCACATGATCGACATGCGTCACGCGCGTTCCCAGAAAAAGCGTATAATTTCGAACGACTGCCCCAACAACGGGTGACAGCAGCTTGAGGTACACGTGCAGCCCGTCTACGGCCACCGGGGCATCCGCCGGATTCCTTGCCGACGCCAGGCCCAGGCATTGTGCGGCCTCCATCGCAAGGCGCATGCGCACTCCCCGCGTGCTCACGTCCGTAAGGGCAATGCCGCCCGTCCCCGAAAACCCCGTCGCGGCGGGAGTTCCCAGGTCTTCCAGCGTCAGACGGCCATCGGAAACCGTACGCCCGGGCCACAGGGCCACTTCGCGCAGAAAGCCCGGTGGGGCTTTCACCCTGTAGTTGTGCCTGCGCTCTGCATCGTCCATTTCAGATGTCCCGGTTCGCATGTCCCGGTTCGCACGTCCGGGCTGCCGCGTCCGGGCTGCCGCGTCCGGGCCCAGCCGATGTCGACCGGTTTTCGGCCGGGGCGCAGCCATGCACCATGCGGCCATGCACATCCTGACATGTTCTGCATGCTCTGCCAGACACGCCCGGCCTGGGCCTGCTCCCTACGCTCTCCATCCCATGTCACCGCGCCCGGCGCCATGCGGCACGAACCCGATGCAGGTGACTGGAGCCGGGCCGCACCCTGTGCATTTACGCGATTGTAGCCGAGAACGCGGTACATGGAAAGTGGGGGAGGCCCCAATGCCATCATACTCCGCGCACGGACATCGCGCATCGCGCACGCTGAATGAACCGCAGGAGCGACAGGCGTGCCCGGCGCGACATTTGCTGTTGCATCAATATATATAAAAAGCTATAACGCATCACATGAACATACCCCCCGCCCCTTCCTTCGTGCGGCTCCGCGACGCCATGCTGGCCTTGGCGGCGTGGCTGAACACCCCACCCAGCAAGCCTGGGCAGGCAACCTCGGCGACCACGGAAACCGGGGCAACGGGAACGCCTGGCACATCTGGCTCGGCCGGGCCAATCGGCCCCCATCTCCTGCGCCCGCTGTGCGCCGCCGGGCTGCGCTGCCTTGCGGCCAACGCCGAGCAGTACGACCGGCTCATCGTCCGGCCCAACGCCTTTGCCGCGCATTTCACCGCCACGGTGGCCATGCTGGCGCCCACGGCAGCCCTTGCGAACCCACCGGCCACGCCCGCGGACGGCCAGCTTGACGACGCCGCCTTCATGCTGGTGGAGGACATGGCTGCCCTGTTCCGCGAACGCAGCCTGCGCGCGCCGGAAGATCGCCCGAACGAAGCCGAGCAGGCCCTGCTGGACCACTTCGAACGCTGCGGCGAATGGCTGCCCGCCGATGGCACCACCATCACCGACTGGTACTACGTCCGCCTGCCTGCACTGGTGCTTGCGCAACTGCTGCGCCGGGCAGAGGCCGCCGCCCGTGCGGATTGCCCCCCCGGCAGCTAGAGAACCACCGCCCGCCCCTGCCCCGCGGGGCCGCATGCCGTCCACACCATCCGTCGGCGCCATCAGCTGGCGCCATTCCCGGCGCATCCTCTTGCGCCATTCCGCACCGTCACGCCCAGTCCACCGCCCCCCCCCCGGAACATGCCCCCGCCAGCCCTCGCGGTCCTGCCCTTTGCGGCGTTACCCGTTGCGTTCACGCTCGCGTTCTGCCAATACTGGGTGAAGTTCCACGTTCACCACATGCAGCACGAGTGCACTTCATGCCCGCTTCGCGCCATGCTCAGCCCGGGCGTTCCCGGGCCACCGAATCCGCCACCGGCAACGATGCCTCGCCGGGCTGCGAGGGTGACCACGACCCGGCCTTGACCAGTGCAATGCCAGGCGCGATGTCGGGCGCGGCGCCCGGTTCGCCATCGGGAACGGCCCGCATCGCGCCACGCACATTCCGCCCCGGCGCGTTGCGCTGGCTGCTCCCCACCCTGTTGCTGGGCGTTTGCGCGCTGCTGGCCGCCATCACCTTCGCCGATCCCTATGCCTTGCCCGCCACCCCTCCGGTGCAGGCCCTGCTCATCAACTCCTACGACCAGCGCATGCACTGGGTGCGCGACCTTACCGACGCAGTGGAGACCAACCTGGCTCCACCGGTCGGCAACGTGCTGCTGCGGATGGAGAACATGGACACCAAGGCGGTGCACGACGATGCCTACTTCGCCGCCTATGCCGCCATGCTGCGCGCCAAGTACGCCACGGTGCGCCCCGCCCTGCTGCTGTGCTCCGACGACCATGCCCTGAACTTCCTGCGCCGCTACCGCGACACGCTCTTTCCCGGCGTACCCGTGGTCTTCGGGGGCGCCAACAACTTCACGCAGGCGCGCGTGCAGGGCATGTCCGGGGTCACCGGCGTGACCGAGGAGCACTACCCCTACGAGACGGCGCAATTCCTGCTGCGTGCCCACCCCGGCGTGGAAGAAATCTTCGTCATCAACGACTACACCGAAAGCGGCCGGTCCACCGCGGCGGAACTGGCCGAGGCGCTGCGCCCACTGGAAGGGCGCATACGGCTGCGCTGGAATTCCGACGTGCCCATGGACGATCTGCTGCGCCAGGTGGCCGCGCTGGGGCCGGAAACCGCCGTACTGCTCGGCGTGTACTATTCCGACGCATCCGAACGCACCGTGACGTACGAAGAGGCGGGCCTGCGCATCGCCGCCGCGGCCAGGGTGCCGGTCTACTGCATCATGGGCTTCAATCTCGGCGGCAGCATGGTGGGCGGCAAGCTGATCACCGGCGACTCGCAGGGGCGCATCATGGCCGAACTGGGGCGGCGCATCCTGGCGGGCGAAGACCCGGCGTCCATCCCCGTGCGGCGCGGGCCGGGAGAATTCCTGTTCGACTATGCCCAATTGCGGCGCTGGCGCATCAGCGAAGCATCCCTGCCTCCCGGCAGCCAGGTGGTGGAGCGGCCTTTCTCCGTCTATCGCGCCTATTCCCGCGAAATTCACGTGATCATCGCCTTCGTGGTCGCCATGCTCGCCACCATCGCCGCCCTGGCGGTGGTCATGCGGCGCAGGGCACGGACCGAGACGGAACTGCGCAAGCTGCGCAACCTGCTCGCCAACATCCTCGATTCCATGCCGTCGGTGGTGGTGGGGGTCTCGCCCGAAGGGCGCATCATCCAGTGGAACCGCCAGGCGGCACGGATGTCCGGCGTGGAACCCGCAGCAGCCATGGGCCGCAGCCTTCAGGAGGTCTTTCCGCGCCTTGCCCCGCAACTGCCCCGCGTGCGCGAGGCCCTGGACAGGCAGACCCCCGTGCGCGGCGAGCGGATGACCCACACCGACAACGGCGTGCCCTGCTACGAGGACGTCACCGTGTTCCCCCTGGCCGCCAACGGCATGGAGGGGGCGGTGATCCGCCTGGACGACGTGACCGAGCGCGAGCGGGTGCGCGAAATGATGATCCAGACCGAGCGCATGCTGTCGGTGGGCGGGCTGGCGGCGGGCATGGCGCACGAGATCAACAACCCCCTCGGGGGCATCCTGCAGGCGGTGCAGAACGTCCTGCGCCGCATAGAACCGGGGCGCGCCGCCAACGACGAGGCCGCCCGCGCCATGGGCTGCACCGTGGAACAGGTGCGCGACTATCTGGAACGGCGCGGCGTGCTGCGCATGGCCGCCGGGGTGCGCGAGGCCGGGCTGCGGGCTGCCCGCATCGTTTCCAACATGCTCAACTTCAGCCGCCGCAGCACCTCGTCGCACATGGAATGCGACATCGACGCGATGGTGGCCTCTGCCGTGGACCTTGCCGCCAACGACTACAGTTTTCGCAAGAACCACGACTTCCGCAGGCTGCGGGTGGACGTGCGGATTCCCCCCGACCTGCCCAGGCCCTCCTGCCTGGCCACAGAGGTGGAGCAGGTGCTGCTGAACCTGCTGCGCAACGCCGCGCAGGCCCTGGCCGGATTCATCCCGCCGGACGGCGCCCCGCCCACCATCACCGTACGGGCCGAGCACAACCCGGCGGGGGTGGCCGTGACCGTCTCGGACAACGGCCCCGGCATGCCGCCAGAGGTGCGCGCCAGGGTCTTCGACCCGTTCTACACCACCCGCCCGCCCGGAGAGGGCACCGGGCTCGGGTTGTCCGTGGCGTTCTTCATCGTCACCCAGAACCACAAGGGCACGTTCACCGTGGTTTCCGAGCCCGGACAGGGCGCCGCCTTCACCTTTACCCTGCCGCTGGGGGGCACGCCATGAACGCCGCCCCTCTCCGTGTCCGGAAGACTGGCCGCCCGGCCGCATGCCTGTTCATGCTCCTGTCCGGATGCCTGCTTGCCTGCCTGCTTGTGATCCCGGGGGCACCCGTTGCCCATGCCATCGGCACCGAGGCGGAACCGACGCCCCATCACGCCCGGCCCATACCCCTGATGACCGCGCAGGCAGGAGCACAGGGCACGGCCAACGTCACGCCATATCCCACGGCCCGTTCCGAGGCCGATTCCGTGGTCCAGGCCCTGGCCGACGCCATCGCCACGCGCGGCATGCAGAACGACCGCCATCTCGTGTTGCTGTTGCATTCCTACGAGCAGGGCATGGGCCGGGTGCGTGAAATCACCGACACGGTGGAGCGCATGCTGGCCCCCACGGACAACCATATCGCCCTGCGCGTGGAAAACATGGATTCCAAGCGCGTGCACACCCCGGAATACCTTGAAGCCTTTGCCGCCGTGCTGGCCCTGAAATACGCCGGGCGCACCCCCACCCTCATCCTGACCAGTGACGACGACGCCCTCGACTTTCTGGAAACACACCACGCCACGCTGTTTCCCGGCGTGCCCGTACTGTTCTGCGGGGTGAACCATTTCCACGCCAGCCTGGTGACGGCCATCCCCCGGCTTTCGGGCGTGCTGAGCACCTTTTCCGCCCGCGAAACCGCGCTGGCCATGCTGGAAATGCACCCCGGCACGCGGCACATCTACCTCGTCAACGACCACACCGAAACCGGACGGGCCGTGGCGCGCGACATCCGGGGGCAACTGGCGGATCTGCCCGGTGGCGTGCAGGTGCACGAATTCCCCCCCCTGCCCTTCGACGACCTGCTGTCCCGGCTGGCCACCCTGCCGCCCGGCGCGGCCGTGCTGCTGGGCGTGTATTTTGCCGACAGCGAGGGCTACGCCACCACCTTCGAGGACATGGGCGCGCGCATCGCCGCCGCCGCACAGGTGCCCGTGCACTGCCTTGTCGATTTCAACCTGCACGGCGCCACGGTGGGCGGCAAGGTGTCCGGGGCGGCCTTTCAGGCCGAGGCACTGGGGCGCATGGCCTTGCGGGTCATTTCCGGCACGCGCGTCGAAGACGTTCCCGTGCAGGTCGAAGGCGTAAACCGCTTCGTGTACCGCGCCCCCGCGCTGGAGAGATGGGGCATCTCCGAAAGCCGCCTGCCCTCGGGCAGCACCGTGATCGACCGCCCCTTCTCGCTTTACCGGGCCTACCGCATCCAGATCAACGTGCTGGTCCTGTTCGTGGTTTCGCTGGTGTCCACCATTGCCGCGCTGGCGTACATGATGCGCCGCAGGGCCGCCTCGGAACGGCAGTTGCGGCGGCTGCGCAACCTGCTGGCCAACACCCTGGACTCCATGCCCTCGGTCATCGTCGGGGTGTCGCCGGAGGGGCTGGTCACCCACTGGAACCGCCACGCGGCGGACGCCACCGGCCAGGAAGCCCGTGAAGCCGTGGGCCGCCCCCTGGACGAGGTGTTCCCCCGGCTGGAAAAGCTGAAGCCGCTGGTGTTCGAGGCGCTGGAAGACGGCCAGGTGCGTGACGGGCAGCGCCTGCTGCGCCCTGACGGCGACATGGTGCGCTACGAAGACGTGACGGTCTTCCCCCTGGTGGCCAACGGCACGCAGGGAGCCGTCATCCGCGTGGACGACGTGACCGAACGCGAGCGCATCCGCGAAATGATGGTCCAGACGGAAAAGATGCTGACCGTGGGCGGCCTTGCGGCGGGCATGGCGCACGAGATCAACAACCCCCTCGGCGGCATCCTGCAGGCGGTGCAGAACATGCGCCGCCGGGTGGAGACGGAGCGGCCCGACAACGAAACCGCCGCCCGCGAGGCCGGACTGACCATGGACCAGGTGCGCGGCTACCTGGAGCGCCGCGAGATACTGCGCATGCTGGACGACATCGCCGCCTCGGGCGCACGGGCCGCGCACATCGTGGCCAACATGCTCGACTTCAGCCGCCGCACGGACGGTGCGTTCGTGACGCAGGACCTGCACCGGCTCATCGAGAACACCCTGGAACTGGCCGCCAACGATTACGACCTGAAAAAGCTCTACGACTTCCGCACGCTGCGCATCGTGCGCCACTATTCCCCCATGCTGCCGCCGGTGCCCTGCCTGCCCACCGAGGTGGAGCAGGTGCTGCTGAACCTGTTCAAGAACGCCGCCCAGGCCATGGGCGCCATGCCGCCGCCCGATGACGCGCCGCCCACCCTGACCATCCGCACCGAACGGCACCACGACCTGGTGGCGGTGACCGTCAGCGACAACGGGCCAGGCATGACGCCCGAGGTACGCGCCCGCGTCTTCGACCCGTTCTACACCACCAAGCCCCCCGGCGAAGGCACCGGACTGGGCTTGTCGGTGTCGTACTTCCTGATCACCCACAATCATGGCGGCAGCTTTGCCCTGCACTCCGAACCGGGCAAGGGGGCGCATTTCACGTTCACCCTGCCCCTGCGGCAACGGTAGGACGCTTTCGACGGACGGTGCCGCGGGGCTTGGCGGGCAGGGCCGGGAACGCGGAAGACACTGCGCGGCAGGCGGCGCGGCGTGCCGCTGTTTCGATCCCGCATTCGAGGCGTGCGTGAATGCCCTCCATGCCCTCCATGCTCTCCATTCCCAGCCCCCGCATGCCCCGCATGACCATGCCCACAGATGTGACGCGCCGCCATCTCGCGCCGCGTCCGTGTTGTGCCCCGTCAGTGCCACATCCTGTCTGGGCCACATCCTGTCTGGGCCACATCCTGTCTGGGCCGCATCCCGTCCTGGTCACTTCCCCTACGGGCCGCATCCACTCCGGGCCGCCCCCCTGTCGGGCCGCCCGCTGGCGGACAGCGGCACACCATGGACAGCCGCCCCACGCATGCGCATATTCTGAACAGCACGGCCCACACACTGCCGACGCATCCGTGATGCCGCGCAAACGAGGAACGCCCCGACCATCGACACATGGCGGGCCTGAGCCCACACGCAGAGGCACCCCAGGCCTGCGCACCGGCACCATCTGCCGCATGGCAAAGGACATCCCATGACCGCCCGCATCGCACATTCCGACCACCCGGGCATCCCGCGCCTGACGGCCAGCCTGCTCGCCTGCCTGCTCGTTCTGGGCGTGCTGCTGGCCACGGGCTGCGCACCACGCATGAAGGCCGATGTGCAGGCCGTGTCGGCCCCCGGCTTCCGCAAGGCCGGGCAAAGCTACGTGCTTGTGCCCGGCAATGCGCTCTCGACGATGAGCGCCATCAACGCCGACATGTTCCGCCAGTCCACCCAGCGGCTGCGCGCCGTGCTCACCGGGCACGGCTACCGCGAGGCCGCCGGGCCGGAGGCGGCGGACATGGCCGTGGTGGTGGAATGGAAGGTCGACGGTCCGCACGAGGTGCCGGACACGTCGTACTCCTCGCGCCCGTCCGTGGGCGTCGGCATCGGATATGGTTCATGGCCTTGGTACGGCGGGGCGTACGGCAGCCGGTACGGAGGTTGGGGCTACGGCGGGTATAGAGGCTTCGGCACCGGCTACGGCTATCCGCCCCCCATGACGGTGGTGCATACCCGCACCCTGTCCATAGAGGCGCGCGACCTGCGCACCGGTCGCGCCACCGCCCCGGAAACGCCATCTCCGGACCAGGCCGGACAGGAGACGCCGGGGCAGGGAATGGCAGGGGGCATGACGGAATCGGGCGGCCAGAAGGCGCCGGGCACGGCGACATCCGGCCCGCAGGCCGCGCCATCGGCCGCACCCGCCGCAAACGAGCCCGCCCCGAACACTTCTGCCGCAAACGTGCCCGAATATGCCAGACCACCCTACGGCACCCCGATCGGCACTGTGGAGGGGCTGCCTTCCGCCGGCGAACTGACCGGGCCCGTACTGTGGAAGGTGGTGGTGTCCAGCACCGGCACTTCGCGCGACATCCAGGGCGCCCTGCCCGCGCTCACCGTGGCGGCCTCGCGCTGGATCGGCGTCACCGCCAACGTCAAGGTGGCCGTGGACGACGAATTCAACGTGACCATTCAGGGGCAATAGGGCGCGGCCTCCTCCCCTTACCCCGAAAACGAACGCCCAACGCAGCGAGGCCGGACGGCATCCGCCGCCCGGCCTCGCATGTTGCGGAATTTCGTGCCCCCCACCGGGTTCCGGTTAATGCCCGCGCGCGGGCCCGGCCCCCCGTTCGTAACGGGCACCGCCGTCCGGAGTCGTCCCGGCAGGATGCCCGGTGGGCAACGCCCCGCGCGGGGTGGCTTCGTGCCCTCCCCAAAACCACCGCCGCACCGCGTCGGGATCGGCCCGGTAGGTCCCGTCCGAGCATCTGCGGGCGGGAAATCCATCCTCGCGAATCCAGCGCTTCACCGCCCCCTGGCCCGCGCCCACGGCGCGACCTATGGCGTCCAGCCCGACCAATACAAAGGGCACACACGACGGATCGTGCATCCCCCTCCGTACCGGCCCCGGGGCAAAATCGAGATCCGCCTCCCGGCCCGTGGCCGCAGGATACGCCCCGGCCCGCCCCCCCCCAGGACCGGGAACCCTCCTGGCGAGCCCCCATGGACCAAGGCCCGCCGCACCCGCAGACACCAGGGGGCATCCGCGCCACCTCCGGAACATGATCGTGCACAAGCCGTTGCTGTGGTTGCTGCGCGCCGTGCATGCGGCCTTCCTCCCTGTTGCGCGGCACCTTGCGCCGCGGCTGACGTTGCATCACGAACGATCCGTGCCGGTCGTCTCCCCCACGCAGATGCTGCGCGAGCCTCAGTGCATGCGCCCCGACGGCATGCCCGGCACCCCTCCGGCCATATCCGGAGCCTGCGGCCACGGCAGCGGCCACGCCCCGGCATCGTCCCCGGCAGGGGCATCGGGCCCCCGACCAGGGATATCCACCCCGGCGCACCGGACACCGGCCAGGGATGCCTCGACGCGCGCGGCGGGAATCGCGGCGGGGCGCACTGGCGCATGTGCGGGCGCATGCATGGGCGCATGCGCTGGTGGCCCGGAGCGACGGTCGTCCTCCACGACCTGAACCAGCCATGCAGCCACCACGGCGCAGGCTTCTCCCCCCTGCGCGCAGGCCAGCAATTCTCCTTCCACGTGCACCAGCATGCCGCGCCGCAACCGCGCAAGGCACCATGCAGCCTGGTCACCGGTGACGCGCACCCGGTGCCGCTGGCCCGCGTCGTCCTGTCCGGCGCCCTCGGTGCTGACGGAAAACAGCACGCAATGGCCTGGCGTACCGGTTCCGGGCCGGGGCGCGGACATCACGCGCCCGAGCAGCATCACTCTGTTCACAGCCGCCATGCGGCATCCTCCTCTGCGACGGTCCACGTCGCACCAGCCGCGTCGCGTTGCTCACGCGGATCGGCATATCCCGTACCGGCACGGGGCGCGCCGGACGGCGTCCTCGCCGTGTGGCGGCTTACCGGCCGAGCCCCTCGCCGGTACCAGCCGTTCGCCCTTCGGCGGGCCTCAGAATCCAAGCACCATATCCGGCATGCGAAACAGGTCGCGACCGTAGCAATCCGGCGGAATGTCGCCCGAAGCCCACGGGTCCTCGAACAATCCGTGGTCCATGCCGTGTGCCGCCGCCTCGCAGCCGGGACCGCAAAACCTGTCCCGCAGCGTGGCGGGGGTAAACCTTCGCCCGCACACGGCGCAATCGCGCGGCTGCGGCCTGGCCTGCCCGGCAGCGGCCAGCGAGACGCATTCCCGCGAGCAGTAACGACGATGGGCGCGCCCCGGCGGCATGGGGCCGCCGCACAACTGGCAGCGTTCGGGCCGCTCCAGGGTTCGCGCGGCAGCATGGCAGGACCGGCTGCAGTACCGCCCCCGGCCATGCAGCAGCCGGGCGGGGTTGACGGAAAACGGCGTGCCGCAATGCAGGCAGGTCACTATCGGCATGATGTACCTCCTTCAAAAAAGCGGTTGCACGCCTCCAGCGCGCGCAACCGGTTGCGCACCGTTTCGGGCGTGGGGTGGCGGGCCTCGTCGTGGCTTGCGTGGTACAGGCCAAGCAGTCGCCGGTGCTCGTCAACCTCTATGAACATCATGGGCAGCCGCCGGTCGTGCAGGCTGCACCCCTCGGCACAGGCCGGACACAACACCACCCTGGCCAGAACCTCGGCATCTTCCAGGCCGAAAGAACTTCCGCATACGGCGCACCTGGCGTCGCGTGACATCGCGTGCATTCCCATCCCTCTCGCTGCGTAGAAACCGGAACGGTCCGAGGAAGTTCTTCCGGCCCGAACCATCCCGAATCGGTTATCCTATACAAACGCCGTTTCCACCGGAACCGGCCCGATTGCCATCCACTCCGGCTGGCAGGCCACGCAGCGCGTCGCACATGGACATCAGGGCAGCGTCATTGCGTGCGCACAGATATTTCACACTTCGCACACAAACGTCAAGAGTATCGGTGCGCCGATGGCAATTTTTCATGGACATTCGCACAGAATGTGCTAACATCACATGCATGAACGAGTACGATTCCACGGGTACCGACTGGGACGAACTTCGCGAGTACGTCATCGACGCGCTGCACAGCGTGGGCGGCGTGAAGCGCCTTGCGGAAATCGCGGGGGTCAGCGAGCGCACCGTCTACGCCTGGAAGAACGGCGAACGTTTTCCCAGCCGCACCAACCTTGCGCGGCTCACCGAACACCTGGACCGCATTCCCGTCACCGGCGGGCCCCAGCCGCATCGGCGCGGCCTGCACGAACGCGTGCTGCGCCCCTACGGTGAATCCGCACGCGCGTCCGCCGGGCAACCGGAGGCGCCGGAAGAAGCCCGGCGTCTGGCCGAGGAGTTCGTCCTGGTGGACAGGGCGGAGGCGCGGCCCAGCGCGGGCGGAGGCTCCCTGCAGACCGACGGTCGCCCGCAGGAGCAGCACGCCTTCCGGCTGGACTGGGTGCTGGGCCGGGCAAGGTCCACCACCGGGCTGTGCCTTATGGAGGTCATGGGCCGCTCCATGGAGCGCACCCTGCACGACGGCGACCTGGTGCTGGTGAACCAGCACGACCATGCGCTGGCGGAAGACCGTATCTACGTGTTGCGAGTGCAGGACGAAATCTACATCAAGCGCTTTTCCCGCACGCCGGGGCGCTACCATTTCCGAGGGGACAACCCGGAATTCGCCTACCAGGACATCGAGATCGACCCTCGCGACGACACCCTGCAATGGGAGGTCATCGGCCGGGTCATCTGGGCGGGCAAGGAGCTGTAGCCCGGCGCACGCCTTGCCACCCGCCTGCTCGGCGTGTCCCGCCCAGACCGGTCGCCCCTCTCCCCATCCGCCATCATCCGGCCTCATCCGGCCAAGTTTGACCGGGCATGGCATGGCCGACCCTGCCTTGCCCGGTTGTCCTATTCTGCCCTGCCCCTCCCCCCTGACGCCCCATCCCTTGCAACGCGCCCAGATGGACGCTTCGCACATTTTGTGCGACCACGTTTTCCACATCGGAACACGGAGGTCCCATGCACGTCACACCGGCCCTTACCGCGCCGCACGCCCCCATCCCCCAGTCGCTTTCCATCCCTGCTTCTCCACGCCAGGGGCACCAACCCGCCACCGCTGCCCAGCCCGGCGCCAGCACGGAATCTTCCGCGCGTGCCAGCGACTGGCAGTCCGCACCGCCACCACGCCACCGTCGCCCCGATGCCAGTGGCCGCCCCGTGTGGTCCGAGGGGCGCGGTCCCGAGCCCGCGCCGCCCTTCCTGATCCGCTGGCACCCCGTGGATGGAGCCCCGCGCCATGACCAGGCCGCCACCCCTGCCGAAGCCCTGGCCCTGGCCCGTGACGCACGCGATGCCACGTCGGCGGACGTTGCGGTGTACCGCCTGTGGAGCGTCCTGCCCGACTGACCCAAGGCTGCACCGCCCGGCATGTTCGCCTCTTTTGACTGGCCCGATTGGCCCGGCTGGCCTGATTGATTCGATTGATCCGGTTGGCCCGGCATATCCGGTTGGCCCGGCTGGCCTGATTGATCCGATTGGCACGCTTGGCACGCCCGGCACGCCCACCCGGTTGTCCCGCCCACGCGGCGTCCCTCACCGGCCCTGTGCCCGGTTTCTTTCGTGACGCGCCACTTCCGTGCCTTTTCCTGGCATCGCCGGGCCTTCCCGGTCACATCGGGCGCCTCGCATCCCCCGGGTCTTCCCCACGGCATCCCCCTTTCGGTATTTCCCACCTTCTGGACAATATTCCCCGCACTCGCCTATACTGCGTCATGCATCCCCGCCCGGCCCCCGCGGGCATCCCCATGGCCGGAAGGAGCCCCGCCATGCCCACCCCCCCGGGCCCCATACTGTTCCGCCATCTTTCCGTCTTCCAGCGGCTGCTCGTCGGCACGCTGCTCATCGTCGCCTTCAGCATCATCCTCGGTTACAGCACCCTGAGCCTGATGCGCGACATGGCCGAAGACGCCAACACCGTCTACCGGCACACCTTCATCGCCACCAGCAGCCTGCAACAGGCCAAGGAAAGCGTGGAGCGCATGCGCGCGGCCATGCGCGAGCAGATC
It contains:
- the motA gene encoding flagellar motor stator protein MotA; this translates as MFVIIGFVVVFGSIIGGYLMSHGVLHVLFQPAEMIIILGAAFGAFIISNTKYSLGLVMKNMKVIMGDPGMSKAKYLEVLGLLNSLFVKMHREGVISIEQDIEKPEGSSIFNKYPAIAKDKHTVHFIGDTLRVYLTTGDPNEIDSLMEVDMKSMHEEESIAPHAIGRMAESMPGMGIVAAVLGVVLTMGKISEPPEVLGHHIGAALVGTFIGILFCYGVFGPMGAKIEQTNHEHHMYFAVIKEAVAAAIRGSTPIIAVEYGRRAIPHTFRPTFAEMEEKLKS
- a CDS encoding ATP-binding protein — its product is MPASRHAQPGRSRATESATGNDASPGCEGDHDPALTSAMPGAMSGAAPGSPSGTARIAPRTFRPGALRWLLPTLLLGVCALLAAITFADPYALPATPPVQALLINSYDQRMHWVRDLTDAVETNLAPPVGNVLLRMENMDTKAVHDDAYFAAYAAMLRAKYATVRPALLLCSDDHALNFLRRYRDTLFPGVPVVFGGANNFTQARVQGMSGVTGVTEEHYPYETAQFLLRAHPGVEEIFVINDYTESGRSTAAELAEALRPLEGRIRLRWNSDVPMDDLLRQVAALGPETAVLLGVYYSDASERTVTYEEAGLRIAAAARVPVYCIMGFNLGGSMVGGKLITGDSQGRIMAELGRRILAGEDPASIPVRRGPGEFLFDYAQLRRWRISEASLPPGSQVVERPFSVYRAYSREIHVIIAFVVAMLATIAALAVVMRRRARTETELRKLRNLLANILDSMPSVVVGVSPEGRIIQWNRQAARMSGVEPAAAMGRSLQEVFPRLAPQLPRVREALDRQTPVRGERMTHTDNGVPCYEDVTVFPLAANGMEGAVIRLDDVTERERVREMMIQTERMLSVGGLAAGMAHEINNPLGGILQAVQNVLRRIEPGRAANDEAARAMGCTVEQVRDYLERRGVLRMAAGVREAGLRAARIVSNMLNFSRRSTSSHMECDIDAMVASAVDLAANDYSFRKNHDFRRLRVDVRIPPDLPRPSCLATEVEQVLLNLLRNAAQALAGFIPPDGAPPTITVRAEHNPAGVAVTVSDNGPGMPPEVRARVFDPFYTTRPPGEGTGLGLSVAFFIVTQNHKGTFTVVSEPGQGAAFTFTLPLGGTP
- a CDS encoding ATP-binding protein, with protein sequence MLLSGCLLACLLVIPGAPVAHAIGTEAEPTPHHARPIPLMTAQAGAQGTANVTPYPTARSEADSVVQALADAIATRGMQNDRHLVLLLHSYEQGMGRVREITDTVERMLAPTDNHIALRVENMDSKRVHTPEYLEAFAAVLALKYAGRTPTLILTSDDDALDFLETHHATLFPGVPVLFCGVNHFHASLVTAIPRLSGVLSTFSARETALAMLEMHPGTRHIYLVNDHTETGRAVARDIRGQLADLPGGVQVHEFPPLPFDDLLSRLATLPPGAAVLLGVYFADSEGYATTFEDMGARIAAAAQVPVHCLVDFNLHGATVGGKVSGAAFQAEALGRMALRVISGTRVEDVPVQVEGVNRFVYRAPALERWGISESRLPSGSTVIDRPFSLYRAYRIQINVLVLFVVSLVSTIAALAYMMRRRAASERQLRRLRNLLANTLDSMPSVIVGVSPEGLVTHWNRHAADATGQEAREAVGRPLDEVFPRLEKLKPLVFEALEDGQVRDGQRLLRPDGDMVRYEDVTVFPLVANGTQGAVIRVDDVTERERIREMMVQTEKMLTVGGLAAGMAHEINNPLGGILQAVQNMRRRVETERPDNETAAREAGLTMDQVRGYLERREILRMLDDIAASGARAAHIVANMLDFSRRTDGAFVTQDLHRLIENTLELAANDYDLKKLYDFRTLRIVRHYSPMLPPVPCLPTEVEQVLLNLFKNAAQAMGAMPPPDDAPPTLTIRTERHHDLVAVTVSDNGPGMTPEVRARVFDPFYTTKPPGEGTGLGLSVSYFLITHNHGGSFALHSEPGKGAHFTFTLPLRQR
- a CDS encoding single-stranded DNA-binding protein, encoding MAAVNRVMLLGRVMSAPRPGTGTPGHCVLFSVSTEGAGQDDAGQRHRVRVTGDQAAWCLARLRRGMLVHVEGELLACAQGGEACAVVAAWLVQVVEDDRRSGPPAHAPMHAPAHAPVRPAAIPAARVEASLAGVRCAGVDIPGRGPDAPAGDDAGAWPLPWPQAPDMAGGVPGMPSGRMH